The Plasmodium coatneyi strain Hackeri chromosome 2, complete sequence genomic interval CGTGTTCGTTCCAGACGGCTCCGTGTACCAAAGACAAGGACCATTCTTATCGACCCCTCCTATCAGTAACGCAACGCCAAATGGTCtgctcataatttttttccttttattgtCAGACAAGTTGGAAAAATCTAATGCTAACTCGGATATTAATTCTACACAGGACTTtatgtttatattttcattgtATATGAACTTGTAGTGATTACACTCAACCCTTGCGTAGTCTATGAGTGTCCTTGCGTCGGCCATAAGTCCACTCATGGCACATCCTATGTGATCATCTATCGGAAGCAGCTTCTCCACTGAAGATTTTTCTATTAACGTGGAGGCGATTCTTCTTTCCGAGGCTAGGATTACTCCATCGTTTACACAGATACCCACTGCCGTGCTGCCCAACTGTCAAATGGGGGGAGGtgtacaaaatgaacagcGTGAACTAGCACTAAGCGGAGCCGCAGACCGATTTGGCTGACCAACTGGGGGGTATCCCCTCAATCGGCTACACTCTACGTGCACATTTTTGGAAATTCTGCAAGTTAGGGCTACGCCCCTGGTGAATTCATCTTATATACCATCCCATCTCActctgtcctttttttttttttttttttttttttttcgcctatCCACCTTTGCACCTACCTTTATAGCGCCCAGCGCGTACTCCACTTGAAAAAGTCTGCCTTCCGGCGAAAAGGTGTTTACTCCCCGGTCATACTCGCTCCTAAAGGTgaatgaaaatgtgaaaacgCACAGAGGTGAGCAGGGCAAACGTGTTACATAAGATGCGTATGCAAGTGTGTCACTCCATAATCATCGGACTTAAAGCTATGGAAAAGCCGGTACGCATTCATACAAGTGTATGTGTTGCCGTCCCGCTGGCTATCCCACCAATCGTGTGTTACCTGGTTgagaacattttttcgcTTCGAAGGGGAGGGCTATCAGATCAAGAAGTTGAGGCGGCAACGGTGGGATTCCTTTTGGCTGTATGTGCGAAGGGTGAACCCACTATTATAAGAAAGTTCGTGTTTACTAAGTTTCCGCTTGGTGACTCGTTTTCCTAGAGAACGCCTGTAAGTAGTTATTTCGTAAGCGTGTCAGCAGGCGAGATAAGGTATGCCTCCTCGTATCAgccaatggaaaaaataacaaagtgaaggaacaataaaggGCTGCAGAGAAGTGATGtatccatatatatgcgtaccTTCGcttgaagttttttttttttttttttttttacagttttatGTATGGCCTTTCTGACTGCGTAACGTTGTTTAGGCATAGCATATTATGCTTGTACGTTTGTGTTTCACCAggttcaccttttttttgcaccgcATATTACACCGCGCACGGTAATGCTGGTGGAGCCACACTTTGTGCATCCTTTGGGGAACTCAGCAGAAGAAACGGGAGCGAAATAGGGGTGAAATATGGAGGTAAGTAAAAAACCATATAGGAAAATTGCACCACATTGACGCAAAACAGGGGGAGAGCTGCACTCTCGCAATTTTTGTTCCGCCACGTGTAAACAAGTTTGTTCATTGTGTGACGTAATTGGGTTGTAATTCTTCGCGACGAGGGCTGTTCTGGAATCGCTTCAAGTTTACCCTTTTTGATGAACTTGTTCTTGCACCCATAGGAGGTACTCCCCACCCACACACAGTATACCATTTTGAGGAGGATCTCTTCTCATGCCCGCACCTCTACTGGTTAATCGCAGGGCGCTTCTACGCATTGGTTGGTTCCCGTACGACAGTGCCCCTTTCGAAGCATCTCCTGCGTGGCATTAAGGAAAGTCCACCCATTCGGTTACTAGTACATTTACTTCCTCGCTAAAGGTGCTCCCCCACtggtgaacaaaaaacaGAACATACATATTGGtcactccattttttttacgtaaacAA includes:
- a CDS encoding Proteasome subunit alpha type, with amino-acid sequence MFSTRSEYDRGVNTFSPEGRLFQVEYALGAIKLGSTAVGICVNDGVILASERRIASTLIEKSSVEKLLPIDDHIGCAMSGLMADARTLIDYARVECNHYKFIYNENINIKSCVELISELALDFSNLSDNKRKKIMSRPFGVALLIGGVDKNGPCLWYTEPSGTNTRFLAASIGSAQEGAELLLQENYNKDMTFEEAEILALTVLRQVMEDKLSSSNVEIAAVKKSDQTFYKYNTEDISRIIEALPSPIYPTIDMTA